The genomic window GCAGCCCGGCATCGCGGCCGCGGCCCGCGCCCTCCTGGACCGCAGGAAGCCCGGATCGGAGACGCTGGGCCGGGCTCGGGCCGCCGAGTTCGCCGCCGGTGCGACGCCGTGGGACCGGGCGCGCGCCGCCGCCGACCCGGACCTGCCCGCCGAGTGGGTGACCGCCCTCGCCGCCGACCCGTCACCGCAGGTCCGGCTGGCGGTGTCGATGCGGCCGGGACTGACCGAGCCACAGCGGGCCGCGATCGACCACCCGATGCCCGAGCAGACGCCGATCCTCGACTGGGTGCTCGCGGCCGGGCACACTGAGCTGCGCGAATGCGCCCTCTCCGGGCACGCCGGGTTGCGCCGCAGCGCCGCGTGCCACCCGGATCTGCCCGACGATCTGGTCGTGGTGCTCGCCGATGACGACGATGCCACGGTGCGGCTGCTGCTCTGCGAGCATCAAGCCGATCTTCCGGGTGAGCTGCTGGTCCGGGTCCATCTGTCGGCCGGCGATGACGATCTGTTGCGGCACCCCGCATTTCCTCGTACGGATCTCGCCGGTCTCGCCGCGTCCCCCGACCCTCGGGCGCGTGCTCTGACCCGGCTCGACCCGGCCGTCCCGGCGTCGCTGATCGAACGGCTCAGTCACGATCCGGACGAGTCGGTGCGCGTGGCGGTCGCGGGCGACGGACGGCTGCCGGTGCCCCGGTTGCTCCAGCTCTTCGACGATCCGCCGACCACCGGGGCGGCGTCGGCAAACCCCCGGCTGCCCCGCCGGGTGATCGACCGGATCCTGGCGGACATCGGGCTTGATTGATCGATACCGTATCGAGTAGACACTGTCTATGGGACTGCGGGATCGGCTGGTGCGCGTCGGCGGGGAACTGCTCGACCGGGACGGGCCGTCCGCTGTCACGCTGCGGGAGATCGCCCGCCGGGCGGGTGTGTCGCACGGCGCGCCCCGGCGCTACTTCCCCACTCACATGGAGCTGCTGTCGGCCATCGCCCGCGACGGCTTCGGGGAACTCGCCGGCCGGGCCGCCGCCGCCCTCGACGGGGCGCCCGACGACCCGTACCAGCGCATCGCTCTGCTGTCCCGGACCTACCTGGACTTCGCCGCCGACCGTCCCGGCCGCTACGACCTGCTGTTCCGGCACGACCTCCTGCAAAGCGGTCACCTCGGCCTGCGTGACACCAGCCTGCCGCTGTTCCGGCAGCTCAGCGAGCTGGTCGACCAGGCCCGTCCGGGTTCCACCACTCCGCCCGACATCGTTGCCGGGGCGATCTGGGCCAGCCTGCACGGCATCGCCCACCTGTGGCAGCGGCAGAGCCTCCCGCTGGCCACCGGCACCACCGATCCGCAACCCCTCCTCGACGCCGTCCTCACCGCCCACCTCGGAAGGCCCACATGAAACCTCGGCTGTACGCCTTCGCCCACGCCGCCCTGGGCGGCTACCTACGCCGCTTCTGGCGTCCCGAAGTCACCGGCCTCGAAAACCTGCCGGCCGGCGGCGCCCTCCTCGCCGCCAACCACCTGTCCATCGGTGACCAGTTGTTCCTCGGGACGGTCACGCCACGGCACATCGCGTTCTGGGCCAAGTCCGAGTATTTCCACGGCGGCGGGCTCACCCAGCGGGTCGTCACCGGGCTGGGCGCCATCCCGGTCGAACGCGGCGGCGGGCCGGCCGCGCTCGCCGCCTTCGACGCGGCCATCCCGGTGCTGCGCGCCGGCGGCCTGGTCGCGGTCTTCCCGGAGGGCACCCGGTCGCCCGACGGGCGTCTCTACCGCGGGCGCACCGGTGTGGTCCGGCTCGCCCACCAGGCCGGGGTGCCGATCGTGCCGGTGGGCATCCGCGGCACCGACCGGCTGCGGCCACCCGGAGCCCGTTTCCCCCGGCGTCACCCGGTGAGTGTCGCGTTCGGCCCGGCCATCACGGTGACCGTCACCGCACCGGAGGACGTCCGTGCCCAGACCGACGACCTGATGGCGCGGATCCAGAGCCTGAGCACCCAGGAGTACGTCCCGCACTATGCCGTCAAATAGCCCGGATCAGACGGTGGCCGGTTCGGGTTGCGGTGCCGTGACCTGGCGTCGGCTGTCCAGGCGGAAACTGAGCAGGGACAGCAGGAATCCGGTGATGGTCAGGCCTACGCCCAGCCACACCGAGGACAGGTAACCCCAGCCGGCGGCGATCACCGCGCCGCCCAGGGCCGCGCCGATCGCGTTGGCGATGTTCAGAGACGACTGGTTGACCGCGGCGCCCATCAGCTGGGCGCCGGGAGCCACCGAGATCAGACGGGCCTGCAGCGCGGGGACGATGAACAGGGCGGCGGCGCCCACCAGGAACGCCCCGACGAACAGGCCGGCCGGGTGGGCGGCGGACAGGCCGAAGAAGACCGCCGATGCCAGCAGGCCACCGAAACCGATCAGGATGGCGCGCCGCAGATCGCGGTCGGCGGCCACGCCACCAGCGGCGATACCCACGGTCATGCCCAGGCCCATCACGGCCAGGACCCAGGGGACGGTGCTCTCGGACAGGCCGGCGACGTGCGTGGTGATCGGCGCGACGTAGGTGTTCATCGCGAAGAAACCGGCGGTACCGACGGCGACGGCCGCGGCCACCAGCCAGACCTGCGGCGAACGGAAGGCCTGCAGTTCGGCGCGGGGTGAGCCGCCGGGCGAGGCTTCACTCGGCGGTACGGTCACCAGCACCGCGATCAGGCTCAGCGCGAAGACGGCCGCCACCGCGAGGTAGGCCGCCCGCCAGCCCTCGGCCTGCCCGAGCACCGTGATCAGCGGGACGCCGATCAGGTTCGCGGCGGTCAGCCCGCCGATCACGATCGACACCCCCTTGCCGTGGTTGCCGGGGCCGAGGATGTTGGCGGCCAGGATTCCGGCCGCGCCGAAGTAGGCGCCGTGGGCCAGCGCGGCGACGAACCGGGCGGTCAGGACCAGTTCGAACGTGGGCGCCAGTGCGGACGCGGTGGTGCCGATGACAAAAAGACCGAGCAGCGTCAGTACGAGCCGGCGGCGTGGCACCCGGGCACTGAGCACCGCGATCGTCGGGGCGCCGGCGACGACACCGAGGGCGTAGATCGTGATCATCCAGCCGGTGCGGGCGAGGGCGTCCGGGATCGAGGCGGCGTACGACTCGGGCATCAGGTCGCGGGCCATCTCCGGCAGCAGCCCCATGGCCACGAACTCGGTCAGGCCCAGCGCGAACCCGCCCATCGACAGGGCAATCAGTGCCGCCCAACGGCGGCCGGCGGTCAGTGTCTCCACATCCCAGGACTCTAGAACGTTCTAGTCCGCGATGTGAATAGAACGTTCTAGCAATCACAGCCCACCCCGAACCCCGGCTCACCACACAGCCGAGGCCCGGTTCCCGTGTGCCGAGTCGGGGTGTATTCGTCGGGAAGCAGGGTCCGGGCCATCTCCGGAAGCAGGCCCATGGTGGCGAACTCGGTCAGGCCCAGTCCGAAACCGCCGAGGGCGAGCGCTGTCAGCGCAGCCCAGCGGCGTCCGGGGGTCAAGGTGTTCACTGTCAGGGACCCTAGAACGTTCAAGATCAGGAGGGGATAGAACGTTCTAGCTTTCCCGCATCGTACGATCGGGGGATGCGGTCAGGGGATAAGCGGACGACGCTCGCCGACGTGGCGGCTGAAGCGGGCGTGTCGGTGGCCCTGGTTTCGATCGTGATGCGCGGAGCGCCGGGCGCCGGGGCGGCCACCCGGGAGCGGGTCCAGGAGGTCGCGCACCGGCTCGGTTATCAGCCGGACAGCCGGGCCCGTCTGCTGCGCAGCGGCCGTAGCCGCCTGCTCGGGGTGGTCTTCGACGTGCGCCACCCGTTCCACCACGATCTGCTGACCGGGCTCTACGACGCGGCCGAGCGGGCCGGATATCAGCTCACGCTCAGCGCTGTCACGGCCCGGCGCGGCGAGCGTACGGCGGTCGGCGACCTGCTCCAGGACCGTTGCGAGGCGATCGTGCTCTTCGGCGGGGAACTGCGCAGTTCGGAGCTGGCATCGATCGCGGCGCGGCTGCCGGTGGTCGCGATGATGCGCGGGGTCCGCCGCAAGGATGTCGACGTGGTGCACAACGACGACGCGCTCGGTTCACACCAGGCCGTCGACCATCTGGTGTCACTGGGCCACCGGCGGATCACTCACATCGACGGCGACAGCGTGCACGGTTCCGTCGAGCGCCGGACCGGTTACCAGGAGGCGATGCGGCGGCACGGCCTGGACCAGCACATCCGGGTGATCCCAGGCGGTGCCGGGGAGGACGACGGGGCCCGGGCCGCGGAGAAACTGCTGGCCGACCCGCCGACCGCGGTGACCGTCTTCAACGACCTGGGCGCCACCGGGCTCCTCGACGTGCTGCATCGCAACGGGCTGCGGGTGCCGGGTGACGTGAGTGTGGTCGGTTACGACGACACCAGCCTGAGCCGGCTCGCGCACATCGACCTGACGACGATCGCCCAGGACGTGGACGCCATGGCGACCCGGGCGGTGCAGCGGGCCGTCGAGCGGATCGAGGGCACCCCCACCGGGCTGCGTTCGGTGATCATCGCGCCGCGACTGGTGGTGCGGGGAACCACGGGACCGCCGGCCGGGTGAACGGGACCGTCCGGCCCGGTGGCCACGGGACCGGCGGGCCGGTGGCCACGGGACCGGCGGGCCGGTGGCCACGGGACCGGCGGGCCGGTGGCCACCGCATTCGGCCCGGCGGTCGCGGGTCGGCCCGGTGTTCCGCCTACCTTGCGGGGCCGGGGCGGTGCCGTTTGGTGGAACGTACCGAAAACTGATGTTGATCTTCGGGAGGAACGACCGTGCCGGCGCCGCATCGACGGGGGGACGGCGGCGCCGGCACGGTGGATCAGGACGTGGCCGTGGCGGTGGGCTTGAGGACCGAGCAGGTCTCGGTGGCCTTCTTGACGGTCGCGTCGGTGGTGTCGAGGTTCGCGGTGTCGGTGACGCCGTTCTCCTTCAGGCAGTTCTCGTAGGCGGCGTTGGCTCCGCCGCCGCCCTGGTTGCCGTTGCCGCCGCCGCGCTGACCGCCGCCGGCACCCATGCTCGGGCGGACCGAGGCGCACGCCTCCTGGGCCTTCGTCCAGGTCGCCTCGTCGACGCCGTCCGGCTTGCTGAAGCCACCGCCGCCGGGGAAGCCGCCGCCACCGCGCTGGCCTGCACTGCCGGAGGGGCGCGGCTGGCCGGACGGGCGGGCGCCGTTCCCGTCGGGGGCGCCGGACGGGCGGGCGCCGCCGCCGTCGGGAGCGCCGGACGGCCGGGTGCCGCCGTTGCCCATGCCGCCGCCGGGACCACCGGACGGCATCGTGATGGTGACGCCGTTCTCGTTGAGACAACTGATGTATGCCGCGAACGCGGTGTTGCCGCCACCGTTCTGACCGGTGGTGCCGTTGCTGTCCGTGCTCGTCTCGTCCGTGCCGCTGCACGCCGCCGTGAACAGCAGGGCGACGGAGACCGCGAAGACGGCTGCGACGCTGCGATGCGCCTTCGAACTGACCACCGGCACTGTTGGGCTCCTTGTCGAGTAGATAACGCGGGGACTTGTGAAGGAAATAGCCCAGACCTGTGCGGAAGATCGGACGTTGCTAGGAGTTACCTAAGAACCGTCACCGGAGCTCCGAGGGAACTCCCAGGCGGGACCGAGCCGACGGCGAGGACCGATCAGCACACTCGGTGACCATGGGTGTTGCACTGGCCGGTCGCCGGCGTTTGATCTGGCTCGCCGTGACGGTCGTCGTGCTCGCGTTGGTCGCCTTCGGCGTGGTTCGCGCGCTGACGGCCGGCGCGGCGGAGGACGAGACGAAGGCGGCCACGGTCGTCAAGGTCGACAAGGGGAAGGTCACCACCGAGGTCGCCACCACCGGCACGTTGCAGGCGGCGCAGACGCGGAGCCTGTCGTTCGCGGTGTCGGCCGAGGTCCAGACGGTGAAGGTGCGGGCCGGGAACACGGTGACCGCGGGGCAGGTCCTCGCCACCGTCGACGACGCGGACGCGGCGGAGAAGGTGGACGACGCCACCGATGCGCTGGACGAGGCCTACGACAAGCTGGACGACGCCGAGTCGTCGTCGACCACCTCGACCTCCACAGGGTGCAACGTTGCCGCGGCGTACATCGAGGAGAGCGTGTCGCCGAGCCCGAGCCCTTCGGTGACCGCGACGCCCTCACCCAGCGCGACGACCGTGAAACCGAGTCCGACTCCGTCGAAGACCACCACCACGACCACTCGGCCGACGCAGCCCCGGGGCGGCGCTTCCTCGTCCTCGACGTGCGCGACGAGCGGTGGCGGCAGCCGGGGAAACAGCGGCGGCAGCAGCAGCACCGACGCCATCCTCAGCGCCCAGCAGCGGGTCAACGCCGCCAAGGTGACCCTGGAAGAGGCCGAGGAGGCTCTCGCCGGTACCCAGATCACCGCCCCGATCGCCGGGAAGATCCTCACGGTGAGCGGCAAGGTCGGTAGCAGCGCCAAATCCGGTTCGGCCTTCATCACCCTGGCCGACATTTACGACATGCAGATCAGCGCCGACTTCCCGGAAGCCGACGCCGATCACCTGGAGGTCACCCAGAAGGCGGTCGTCTCGCTCGCCGACCGGGCCGGTGAGAC from Actinoplanes derwentensis includes these protein-coding regions:
- a CDS encoding TetR/AcrR family transcriptional regulator, with translation MGLRDRLVRVGGELLDRDGPSAVTLREIARRAGVSHGAPRRYFPTHMELLSAIARDGFGELAGRAAAALDGAPDDPYQRIALLSRTYLDFAADRPGRYDLLFRHDLLQSGHLGLRDTSLPLFRQLSELVDQARPGSTTPPDIVAGAIWASLHGIAHLWQRQSLPLATGTTDPQPLLDAVLTAHLGRPT
- a CDS encoding lysophospholipid acyltransferase family protein; this translates as MKPRLYAFAHAALGGYLRRFWRPEVTGLENLPAGGALLAANHLSIGDQLFLGTVTPRHIAFWAKSEYFHGGGLTQRVVTGLGAIPVERGGGPAALAAFDAAIPVLRAGGLVAVFPEGTRSPDGRLYRGRTGVVRLAHQAGVPIVPVGIRGTDRLRPPGARFPRRHPVSVAFGPAITVTVTAPEDVRAQTDDLMARIQSLSTQEYVPHYAVK
- a CDS encoding MFS transporter produces the protein METLTAGRRWAALIALSMGGFALGLTEFVAMGLLPEMARDLMPESYAASIPDALARTGWMITIYALGVVAGAPTIAVLSARVPRRRLVLTLLGLFVIGTTASALAPTFELVLTARFVAALAHGAYFGAAGILAANILGPGNHGKGVSIVIGGLTAANLIGVPLITVLGQAEGWRAAYLAVAAVFALSLIAVLVTVPPSEASPGGSPRAELQAFRSPQVWLVAAAVAVGTAGFFAMNTYVAPITTHVAGLSESTVPWVLAVMGLGMTVGIAAGGVAADRDLRRAILIGFGGLLASAVFFGLSAAHPAGLFVGAFLVGAAALFIVPALQARLISVAPGAQLMGAAVNQSSLNIANAIGAALGGAVIAAGWGYLSSVWLGVGLTITGFLLSLLSFRLDSRRQVTAPQPEPATV
- a CDS encoding LacI family DNA-binding transcriptional regulator — translated: MRSGDKRTTLADVAAEAGVSVALVSIVMRGAPGAGAATRERVQEVAHRLGYQPDSRARLLRSGRSRLLGVVFDVRHPFHHDLLTGLYDAAERAGYQLTLSAVTARRGERTAVGDLLQDRCEAIVLFGGELRSSELASIAARLPVVAMMRGVRRKDVDVVHNDDALGSHQAVDHLVSLGHRRITHIDGDSVHGSVERRTGYQEAMRRHGLDQHIRVIPGGAGEDDGARAAEKLLADPPTAVTVFNDLGATGLLDVLHRNGLRVPGDVSVVGYDDTSLSRLAHIDLTTIAQDVDAMATRAVQRAVERIEGTPTGLRSVIIAPRLVVRGTTGPPAG
- a CDS encoding efflux RND transporter periplasmic adaptor subunit; translated protein: MGVALAGRRRLIWLAVTVVVLALVAFGVVRALTAGAAEDETKAATVVKVDKGKVTTEVATTGTLQAAQTRSLSFAVSAEVQTVKVRAGNTVTAGQVLATVDDADAAEKVDDATDALDEAYDKLDDAESSSTTSTSTGCNVAAAYIEESVSPSPSPSVTATPSPSATTVKPSPTPSKTTTTTTRPTQPRGGASSSSTCATSGGGSRGNSGGSSSTDAILSAQQRVNAAKVTLEEAEEALAGTQITAPIAGKILTVSGKVGSSAKSGSAFITLADIYDMQISADFPEADADHLEVTQKAVVSLADRAGETFDATVVQVDPVGTSDGTLTRFGVVLSFDEAPKELLVGQSANVRVTTGSKENVLRVPSTAVHDVSGQDGTVRKDGAEVKVKLGLRGDQYTEITSGLTEADSVSKSW